The DNA segment ATTTGGCGGAAGCCGAAACCAGATTATTTAAAACTGAAAGATTTCCAACTTTATCTCTTTTCGGAATTTACCAAGGTCGCGCCTCAGGGTTTGGTGATAATTACGGAAATAATCAGACGTCTTTCACTCAAAATTACCTCGACGGAATTAATCCGAGTCGTGAAAATTATTTGCTGGGAATTGGATTGAAATGGAATCTATCTGACTTTTTTCGAAATGATAAAAAAGCTTCCGCACAAAAAATGATTGCCCAAGGAGTTGCCGAGGAGTTGAAACAGGTAAAATTAGAATTGGTAACTCAGGCAAAAACTGCCGACGCCACGATGCAATTTGCTTTGCAAAATTATGCCGAAGCACCGCGACAAGTGGAAGCGGCGGCTCAAGCTTACCTTCAAAAAAGCACCCTTTACAAAAACGGACTCACCACACTCACCGAAGTTACCCAAGCATTGTACGCACTAAACCGTGCCGAAACTGATCGCGATATTATCTATACAAATGTGTGGCAGGCTTTGCTGATGAAGGCCGCTGCAACTGGAGATATGAATCTATTTATGAACGAATTTTAATATAACAATACTATGAATATGATTCGATTTGCACTTCGGAAACCAATTTCGATCATGGTGCTTGTTGCAGGACTTCTCTTCTTCGGAATTGGCGCCGTACGCAGCGTAAAGATTGACATTTTACCCGAAATGAATCTGCCCGTAATTTACCTCGCCCACTCTTTTGCCGGATATACTCCCGATCAGATGGAGTCGTACTTTGCCAAAAATTATGTCAATGTGATGGCTTTTGCCAACGGGGTAAAAAGTATGGAGACCAAGAATATTCAAGGTCTTACTTTGATGAAGGTAACCTATTATGAAGACACTAATATGGCTCAGGCTGCCGCCGAAATTTCGGCGCTATCCAACCGAATTCAGTCGCGTTTCCCTCCCGGCTCTCAACCTCCATTTATTATTCGATTTGATGCTTCTTCTTTGCCCGTCGGACAATTGGTCTTGAGCAGTAAAACCAAATCTAATGATCAGCTTCAAGATATTGCAAATATGCAAGTGCGAGCTACCTTTACTGCCGTGCCGGGACTATTGTCTCCTCCTCCATTTGGCGGAAGCCCAAGAACGGTAGAAATTAACGTAAATCCTGATTTGCTTCGGTCACACCAACTTACCGTAGAGCAAATAGTTGCGGCAATAACATCTAATAATATTACCGCTCCCTCTGGGAATTTGAGAACTGGTAATACTAATTTCATTATTCCGACCAATAATACTATTAAGGATATAAAGGATTTTGAGAAAATACCATTATTTAAAAATGGAGTCGAAAATCTTTATATCGGTGATGTTGCCACAGTTAAAGATGGTGCCGATATCACCGCCGGTTACGCACTAGTAAATGGGAAACGTTCAGTTTATATTAGTATTGCCAAAGCTGGAGATGCTTCGACTTGGGACGTTGTTCAGAATTTGAAAAAACACTTACCAAAAATTCAAAGTACACTTCCAGATGACGTCGAATTGTCTTATGAGTTTGATCAATCGGTTCACGTGATAAATTCGGTGAAAAGTCTGGTTTTAGAAGGCGTAATTGGAGCGACATTAACAGGATTAATGGTTTTGCTATTCCTTGGCGACAAACGTGCCGCTTTCATTGTAATTCTTACGATTCCAATTGCGATTATTTCAGCGGTATTATTCTTGAAATTATTTGGACAAACCATTAACCTAATGTCCTTAAGTGGACTTGCTCTAGCGATTGGAATTCTGGTCGATGAAAGTACGGTGACTATAGAAAATATACATCAGCATCTCGATATGGGCAAACCCAAGGCGCTCGCCATTTGGGATGCTTGTAAGGAAATTGCACTACCAAAACTGCTAATTCTTCTTTGTATTCTAGCGGTTTTTGCTCCAGCCTTTACGATGGTTGGAATTCCAGGAGCACTTTTTCTACCATTGGCACTGTCGATAGGATTTGCAATGACCATTTCGTTTTTACTTTCGCAAACATTTGTACCGATAATGGCGAACTGGTTGATGAAAGAGCACAAATCGGCAAAAACTTCAACTGATCAAGAAATCTTTGAAGATTCAGGATTAACGGTGGAATCTGAGGAAGATACAATGAATCAAAAGCGAATTTTGGTTCAAAGAGAAGATTTTAATAATGACGGTAAAATCAGCTTTTTTGAGAGATTCAGAAATGGCTATATGAAACTGATTCATCAGTTGCTGGTTTACAAAAGGATGGCAAGTATTATATATTTAGTAGCCTCGGTTGCATTGGTTGCCATCTTAATTGGTACAATTGGACAAGACGTGTTCCCGAGAGGAAATTCATCACAATTTCAAATGAGAATGCGTGCTCCCGACGGAACGCGACTAGAAGTAACGGAAGAGAAAGCCAAAACGTTGCTTCAAGAGATTGAGAAAATGGTTGGAAAAGAACATATAGCAATTTCATCAATCTATGTCGGACAACATCCAGGAATATTTTCGGTATCGCCAATTTATCTTTTTACAGCAGGACCGCACGAAGCAGTTTTTCAAGTTGCTTTAAAAGATTATGACGTTGAAATGGATAATTTTAAAGAGCAAATAAGAGCTAAAGTAACAGATGTGTTACCAGACGTGAAAATCTCTTTTGAGCCAATTGATCTTACCGATAAAGTTTTAAGTCAAGGTTCGCCTACTCCAATTGAGGTTCGAATTGCTGGAAAAAACAAAAAGCAAAACGAAAAATACGCGAACTTACTAATGGCAAATATGAATCAGGTAGATTATCTACGTGATATTCAGATTGCGCAACCAATAAATTATCCAGCACTCGACATTACAATCGACAGAGTACGCGCGGCACAATTGGGTGTAGATATGAGTGACATCTCAAAATCTCTGATTGCCTCCACTTCTTCTTCTCAATACACCGACAAGAATATTTGGATTGACGAAAAAGCAGGTTTCTCCTATAATGTACAAGTTCAAGTTCCGCTGAATCAAATGAAAAGCGAAAGCGATTTACTACAAATTCCGTTGCTTAAAAATCAATCGAGACCAGTTTTGAGTGATGTTGCGACAGTAACGCCAACCACGACTCACGGTCAGAATGATAATATTGGAGCTAGACCTTACTTATCGGTAACTGCGAATGTTCACGATAATGATTTAGGAACGGCAAGTAAAGCAGTTCAGAAAAGTATTGAGAATCTTGGTGAACTTCCAAAAGGATTATTCATTGAGCAAATAGGATTGACTACAGTTTTGAAAGACACAATGGAAAGTCTACAAGTTGGATTATTGATTGCAATTATTGTAATCCTATTGATGTTGACTGCAAACTTCCAGAATTTCAAAACAGCGTTGGTAATTGTAACCACAGTTCCAGCAGTAATTCTCGGTTCACTGTTAATGCTGATGATTACGGGAGCAACTCTAAATTTGCAATCTTATATGGGAATCATTATGGCGGTTGGAGTTTCGATTGCGAATGCAGTACTGCTAATTACAAATGCAGAGCAACTTCGTAAACACAATGGGAATGCGATGCAATCAGCTCGTGAAGCGGCTTCTTTGAGAATCCGACCAATTATTATGACAACGATTGCGATGATTGCGGGAATGATGCCTTTGGCAATTGGACACGGCGAAGGAGGCGATCAAATTGCACCACTGGGTCGCGCGGTAATTGGCGGACTGCTATTTTCAACATTTGCAGTATTACTGATTCTACCTCTAATTTACGCTTGGGCAATGAAAAAATCGACAACTCAATCAATCTCTTTGGATCCTGAAGATCTGGAAAGCATACATTATATACCATCAATAAATTCTAGTAATGAAAAATAATAATAAAAAATATCTTGTCTCCTCTTTCGCATTTCTTCTAGTACTTGCGGGCTGTGCTGAAAAAACCGAAGATAAGCCAGCAACGGAGCAAAAAGCCGTGGCTCAAAAAATAATTGTTCTCGAAAAGAAATTGCTTCAAAGCAATTTGAATATTCCTGCGGAAGTTAGAAGTGATCAGGAAGTGGATTTATACGCAAAGGTCAGCGGATACGTCAAAGATATCAAAGCGGATATCGGATCGAAAGTGAGAAAAGGACAGCTTTTAGCAACTTTGGAAGCTCCGGAAGTAAGTTCTCAATTGGCCGGAGCAAAAAGTAGAATGCTTTCGCAAAAGGCAATTTACACCGCAAGTAACAGCAATTATCAAAGATTGTTTGAAACTTCAAAAGTGGAAGGAACCATTTCGACTAATGATATCGAGCAGGCTATTGCCAAAAAAGAATCCGATCACGCTCAGTTTCTTTCGGCGGAAGCCAAATACAGAGAGATCGCAATTATGCAATCCTACTTGCAAATTCGTGCACCATTTGATGGAGTAATTTCCAGCCGAAACACCAACCTTGGAGCGTTTGTTGGGCCAGGAAGCGGAAAAGCAGACTTGCCGTTATTTAGATTAGAAAAGCAAGATAAATTGCGTTTGTCGCTGTTTGTTCCAGAGAGATACAGTGGGTTTTTAAGCGAAGGCGACAGCATTAGTTTTAAAGTAAAATCATTGCAAAACAAAACTTTTAAAGCACAGATCACACGTAAATCGGGCGCTCTTGATCAGAAATTACGATCAGAGAAAATCGAATTGGATTTGGTTAATACCGATGGAAAATTACTTTCGGGAATGATTGCCGATGTGAGTTTGAAATTAAGTGCGAAGAATGCAAACTTCGTAGTTCCAAAATCGGCGGTGGTTCAGGCGAGCGACGGAACTTATATTTTTGTAATTAAAGACTATAAACTCGAGAAAAGAGATGTTCAGATAGGAAGAGCAGAGAAAAACGAAGTAGAAATTTTTGGCGATATAAATGAAGGAGATTCGATTTTAGAACTAGCTTCAGAAGAAACGATAGATGGCAGTTTGTTAGTTAGTTAAATAGTATTCCCTAAATATTATTGTTTTAAAAGTAGTCCAATTGGGCTACTTTTTTTATATTTACTAGCCAAGAAAGAAATTTTTAGTAGAACTACAGTCAAAATTAGCGAATGAAGTATTTTATAACACTCATCTTATTAATTGCAATTTTAGGTTATGGTCAAGTCTTTGAACCTAACTTTCCTATTACGGTCAATATTGGATTAACATTTTTAATTTTACTAACCGCAGTTTTATTAGAATGCACTCCACTGAAAAAGAATTTCGAATCTGATTTCAAAATGAGAAGTCAGCGAAAAATAATTGGAAAATTTGGATTAGTATATGCTGTTGCTTGGACGACATTTTGGGTACTTGGCACTAATAATTATAAAGATATTCTATTTCTAACTTTTTTGTTTTGGATATTTCCAGTAGCTGAAATAATTGTTTGGTTTATATATAAGAGAGAAAAACCATATACTCTGTTTATAAAAAACAATGAATTGACACTAAATAATCGTTGGATCCAGAGAAGAAATCTAACTGAACTTAAAGAAATTCGATTTGACCGAATTAGTAAAATCTTAAAGCTTGATTTTGAATCAAACTCAACCATAGCAATTAAAACTTTGGAATATACTGCTGCTGACATTGATAGGTTACTTGAGATCATAATTGAAAAATCTGAAAACAATGTTTTCATCCCTCTAAATTATCAACCTTCAACAGATAAAGCTGCTATTGGCACAATATAAAGTTTCCGAGGCAAGGAAATAAAAATGAATTTTATAGAAGCAAAATATAATGACTTACAAAGTCTTGATCAATTTACTGATGAAAAGATCGGTAAAAAAGGAACAACAAAACGTGACGAGTTTGAAACTAGATACGAAGCTTTTAAGCTTGGAGTTTTGATTCAGCAAGACGAAGAAAATAAAAGACTGAGTAACTAATAACTTTTAGAAGCATTGAAAGAGTATAATCCCATAAAAAAGAAAAAGCCCCTCACAAAAGGGGCTTTCACATTTTAATAAAAATTGCAACTATTTATTTCGCTGCTACGTCTTTCTGAGATCTTCTAATTTGCTGCTCTTTCATAATTTCGTTCATAAATGGCGCAACAACTTTCTCAATATCTTTCGCTGAAAGATTCAATGATTTTGGATTGGTATTTAATTTCATCCACGGTTTACCGTTTTCAAAATCGTAAGCTCCAAAAACAACGGTTGGAGTTCCTTTCACTTTCACAGTGTGCTCATCTGCAAGAATCCATTGATCAGCCCATTCGTACAAAACTTTTGCATCTTTCTCCTGTAACCTCAAGCAAGAATGCGAAGCTGGATAGCCTGGAAGCGAATATTCGTGCCATCCCACACCCTCTTTATTTTCGATATTAAAGTTCCACTTCAATTCCCACTCATCATCAAAAGTACTGATGGTTTCTTCAGCTTTCCAGTTGCTAAAAAACAATCCAGTTGGCGTCAAATGCTTTTTACTTCCCATATTTGTTGGTCCAGTATGAATCAACGCACCGTGCTCATAAGTCGCAAATGTCTGCGATGGATACGAGAACAAAATTATTTTGTCAACTTTCTGCAAAGCTGGCACTTCAAAAGGGAAAGGCAGATAATAAGCGATATCACCTGAGAAATCGGTTGGAACAATGATAGAATCCATTGCCGAAATGTTTTTGGCATCCGTTCTATTTGCGGCCAAAACCAAGTTCATTTTTTGAGAATCGTCTTTGTTAGCGGCTAACCATTCTTTGGTTTTCGCAATTTCGTACGAAACAGCTTTTGTAGGCTCAACGCGTGGTGGAAGTTTAATTTCCTGAACATCATCTTCAGGATTAACGTTAATCGATTCTGATTTATCCTTACAAGAAACGGTGGCAAGAAGCAAAAATGCGCTAATACCAAGAACTGCTTTTTTCATATTTTTATTTTTGTATGGTTTATCTATCTCAAAAAAGAGACCAATTTTTAAATTCCAATTTGGGCCAAAAATATTACTATTAACTGTCACGATGCAAATGAATTATGTGATTTTTAAGATTATTTTTCTTTCAAATATATCTTTTTTAAGAGACTTTACTTTATAAGCCCGATAAGTTATATAATTGTTATCGACCACTCGAAAATCCGATAGAGCGGAATTGTAATCCGCGCCCGCAAGTTATGAAAAGTATTAGGCTCTTCGATCCCCGATAACTATCGGGGCTGACCTCGAAGCAATTTATACTGTTGTAGATTCATAATCCTGTTATCCTCTGGTAAAAATTTTTGAAGTTAATTTCTGCGACTTTTTTTCTGCGAAAGTCCCCAGCCCTGATTGCCGAGCAAATCCTGTGGTAGCAATTTGCCTTTTTTAGAGCAGCGGCGTGCAAGAGCGACCAACGGAAGCTCCTTGCCCGCCCTCTGCTCTGGCAAATTGTTGCCGCAGATTGGAACAAAAAGCAGGATTAGCTGCCAAATAATCAGAATCGCATTTGTCTCTATTATTGCTTAAATTTGCCATAATAATCTTAGTAAAAATCATTGCTACACGTAGACAAATATGCAGCTGGATAATCAGAAAGTCAAGGAAAATATTTTAAAATTTAGTTTAGGCTCCGATCTGGTAATCTATATTTCCCGCTGTATCATTGGGTTTCTTATTGGCTACACTCTGTATATGAGTTTTCCCGAACACCATCTTTATTGGACATTGCTTTCGATAATTTTGGTTATCTCGCCCGAGGCTAAAGATTCGCTTAAATTGGCACTGGATCGATTTAAATCCAACTTAATTGGTTCAGGCATTGGTTTAATATGCTTTTTTATCGAAGGTCCGAGAGTGTGGGTGATTTTATTTGGAATTATCTTAGCAATTTTGGTTTGCCATTGGCTGAATCTGCTGTCTGTGGCAAGATCAGCGATCGTGGCAATGATAATAGTTCTTATTTTTGAAAATGAATTAGTGACCTGGACGGGCGCTCTCGAGCGGTTTTTCTCCGTGACTTTAGGATGTCTAATTGGTTTGGGAATCACCCGAAGTACTTCCTTTTTACTAAATTATCTGCGCAAACACGCCGATTTACCACAAGAAAAGTTGTAAAGCTGATCCAATAATAGATTCAATAGGGCAGAATTCTTTTTGTAACTTTGCCGCTGCTAAAAAATCTAGTTATGCGCATTGATATTGTCACACTTTTACCAGAATTATTGAGAAGTCCTTTCGAAGCTTCGATTATGAAACGCGCCATAGACAAAGGTCTTGTCGAAGTTCATTTTCACAATTTGCGCGATTATTCAACCAATAAACAAAAGAGTGTCGACGATTATCAGTTTGGCGGTGGCGCTGGAATGGTGATGACCGTGCAACCGATTGACGATTGCATCACCCACTTAAAATCCCAGCGCGAATACGACGAAATCATTTATATGTCCCCGGATGGTGAGACTTTAAACCAGCCAATGGCCAATAGAATGTCGTCTTTAAAGAATATAATTATTCTGTGCGGACATTATAAAGGAGTTGATCAGCGCGTGCGTGACCACTTTATTACCAAGGAAATTTCTATTGGCGATTACGTTTTGAGTGGTGGCGAATTGGGTGCGATTGTCCTTTCGGATGCGCTGATTCGATTGATTCCAGGAGTGCTTAGTGACGAAACTTCGGCACTTACAGACAGTTTTCAAGACAATCTTTTGGCGCCGCCTGTGTACACGAGACCCGCGGATTACAAAGGTTGGAAAGTACCCGAAATCCTTACTAGCGGCCACTTCGCGAAGATTGACAAGTGGCGTGAAGACAAGGCGTACGAACATACCAAGAATAGAAGGCCCGATCTTTTGGGCGACGATTAGTGTTTTTTGGGTGTGCCCTTTTTCCTGCTTTTAAGGAGCAGGAAAAAGGTCGGCCTATCCGCTGTATCTTTTTAATGACCTTGCTTCGCAGGTCATAAAAAAGGATGCCGCTGCTATGCCTCACACAATTCTAAGAACTACTATTTTTAGGATTCAAATGTAACACATTAAAGATCACTCGCATTTTGTTCACAATCAGTGAAATACATATTTTTTAAAAGCATTAAAAAATATCAAAGCAATCATAAAAAACTTAGCTTTTTGAGATTGTTAATTAAAAATATTTTCTACCTTTGCGCCCACTTGGACCAACCTCTGGCGAAAACCGCGAATGTTGCTCTGATTTAAAACCATAATTAAACAATTATCATGGCAGATTTGATGAAATTCGTTCAAGACGAATTTGTAGAGAAAAAAGACTTCCCAGCTTTCGCAGCAGGAGACACAATCACTGTTTACTACGAAATTAGAGAGGGTGAAAAAACTAGAACACAGTTTTTTAAAGGTGTTGTAATTCAAAGAAGAGGTTCAGGAGCTACTGAAACTTTTACAATCAGAAAAATGTCAGGTTCTATTGGAGTTGAGCGTATCTTCCCAGTACACTTGCCAGCACTTCAAAAAATTGAACTTCATAAAGTTGGAGCTGTTCGTAGAGCACGTATTTTCTACTTCAGAGAACTTACTGGAAAAAGAGCAAGAATTAAAGACAAAAGAAGATTCTAATATCTCTTTGTACTCAAATATTAAAAGCTTCGATGAAAATCGAAGCTTTTTTTTGCTCTACTTTAAAAATTAATTTGCTGAATTATTACCACGAAGTTCACACAGCTGAATTAGTGAAATGGTAGAGTTTGTAATTGAAATTGCACTGTGAACCAAGTATTGTTAGCTAGCGCAAGCATCTTGCTCGCGCTTAAAAATCAAAATCTCTACTTTTCAACCTGAAAATTACTTTACAATAACAACTCTTTCCGCAATATTCTCGTCAATTCTTCAGCTTTGTTGAGAGTCATTAAGTGACCATCTTTTTGCACAATTATATCTGCTTTTAAAAAAACTGCAAAGGCAAAATCCTGTCACTATTTTCGCGACTATAAATTGTACTATTTCAAAATAAGTTTGAAAAAAATTTTTAAAGCACAGAATTTATAGCATTCACCAACTCTTCTTTATTTTCTAAACTTCCATCAAAAACTTTGATAACTTTCTTATTTTTAATTAGATATGTCATCGGTATTGACAAAGAATTTAAGGAGTTATCGGCTGGCTTATTTTGAAGATAATTAATAATTGCGGTGCGAAATTCCAAATTCTCATTTGTGATATCTTTAAAGTAGAAGCGATCATTTTTTAAAAATTTGTTCAGCTTTACAGAATCCTTATCTACTGAGAGCGATAGAAATTCGATATTCTGCCCGTTGAAATCTGATTTAATCTGGTTTAGCATCGGAATTTCTACCAGGCAAGGTTCGCACCAAGTTGCCCATAAATTTACACATATTATCTTATCTGACTCCAAATATTTCTTGCTGAATTCACTTTGATTGATTTCTGATTTTTGGGTAATTCCTAAAGTATCATTTTGATTTCCGATGCGCACATTTCCTATCTGAATGCCGAAAGACATTACCGCAATTAGAGCAATCATCAATAAAACACTAAATATTAGTAGACCTTTTTTCATAAATTTTTTGTGGAAGATTAACTGTGTGAAGTTTTATGTA comes from the Flavobacterium ardleyense genome and includes:
- a CDS encoding efflux RND transporter permease subunit, giving the protein MNMIRFALRKPISIMVLVAGLLFFGIGAVRSVKIDILPEMNLPVIYLAHSFAGYTPDQMESYFAKNYVNVMAFANGVKSMETKNIQGLTLMKVTYYEDTNMAQAAAEISALSNRIQSRFPPGSQPPFIIRFDASSLPVGQLVLSSKTKSNDQLQDIANMQVRATFTAVPGLLSPPPFGGSPRTVEINVNPDLLRSHQLTVEQIVAAITSNNITAPSGNLRTGNTNFIIPTNNTIKDIKDFEKIPLFKNGVENLYIGDVATVKDGADITAGYALVNGKRSVYISIAKAGDASTWDVVQNLKKHLPKIQSTLPDDVELSYEFDQSVHVINSVKSLVLEGVIGATLTGLMVLLFLGDKRAAFIVILTIPIAIISAVLFLKLFGQTINLMSLSGLALAIGILVDESTVTIENIHQHLDMGKPKALAIWDACKEIALPKLLILLCILAVFAPAFTMVGIPGALFLPLALSIGFAMTISFLLSQTFVPIMANWLMKEHKSAKTSTDQEIFEDSGLTVESEEDTMNQKRILVQREDFNNDGKISFFERFRNGYMKLIHQLLVYKRMASIIYLVASVALVAILIGTIGQDVFPRGNSSQFQMRMRAPDGTRLEVTEEKAKTLLQEIEKMVGKEHIAISSIYVGQHPGIFSVSPIYLFTAGPHEAVFQVALKDYDVEMDNFKEQIRAKVTDVLPDVKISFEPIDLTDKVLSQGSPTPIEVRIAGKNKKQNEKYANLLMANMNQVDYLRDIQIAQPINYPALDITIDRVRAAQLGVDMSDISKSLIASTSSSQYTDKNIWIDEKAGFSYNVQVQVPLNQMKSESDLLQIPLLKNQSRPVLSDVATVTPTTTHGQNDNIGARPYLSVTANVHDNDLGTASKAVQKSIENLGELPKGLFIEQIGLTTVLKDTMESLQVGLLIAIIVILLMLTANFQNFKTALVIVTTVPAVILGSLLMLMITGATLNLQSYMGIIMAVGVSIANAVLLITNAEQLRKHNGNAMQSAREAASLRIRPIIMTTIAMIAGMMPLAIGHGEGGDQIAPLGRAVIGGLLFSTFAVLLILPLIYAWAMKKSTTQSISLDPEDLESIHYIPSINSSNEK
- a CDS encoding efflux RND transporter periplasmic adaptor subunit; the protein is MKNNNKKYLVSSFAFLLVLAGCAEKTEDKPATEQKAVAQKIIVLEKKLLQSNLNIPAEVRSDQEVDLYAKVSGYVKDIKADIGSKVRKGQLLATLEAPEVSSQLAGAKSRMLSQKAIYTASNSNYQRLFETSKVEGTISTNDIEQAIAKKESDHAQFLSAEAKYREIAIMQSYLQIRAPFDGVISSRNTNLGAFVGPGSGKADLPLFRLEKQDKLRLSLFVPERYSGFLSEGDSISFKVKSLQNKTFKAQITRKSGALDQKLRSEKIELDLVNTDGKLLSGMIADVSLKLSAKNANFVVPKSAVVQASDGTYIFVIKDYKLEKRDVQIGRAEKNEVEIFGDINEGDSILELASEETIDGSLLVS
- a CDS encoding L,D-transpeptidase, producing the protein MKKAVLGISAFLLLATVSCKDKSESINVNPEDDVQEIKLPPRVEPTKAVSYEIAKTKEWLAANKDDSQKMNLVLAANRTDAKNISAMDSIIVPTDFSGDIAYYLPFPFEVPALQKVDKIILFSYPSQTFATYEHGALIHTGPTNMGSKKHLTPTGLFFSNWKAEETISTFDDEWELKWNFNIENKEGVGWHEYSLPGYPASHSCLRLQEKDAKVLYEWADQWILADEHTVKVKGTPTVVFGAYDFENGKPWMKLNTNPKSLNLSAKDIEKVVAPFMNEIMKEQQIRRSQKDVAAK
- a CDS encoding FUSC family protein, coding for MSFPEHHLYWTLLSIILVISPEAKDSLKLALDRFKSNLIGSGIGLICFFIEGPRVWVILFGIILAILVCHWLNLLSVARSAIVAMIIVLIFENELVTWTGALERFFSVTLGCLIGLGITRSTSFLLNYLRKHADLPQEKL
- the trmD gene encoding tRNA (guanosine(37)-N1)-methyltransferase TrmD; this translates as MRIDIVTLLPELLRSPFEASIMKRAIDKGLVEVHFHNLRDYSTNKQKSVDDYQFGGGAGMVMTVQPIDDCITHLKSQREYDEIIYMSPDGETLNQPMANRMSSLKNIIILCGHYKGVDQRVRDHFITKEISIGDYVLSGGELGAIVLSDALIRLIPGVLSDETSALTDSFQDNLLAPPVYTRPADYKGWKVPEILTSGHFAKIDKWREDKAYEHTKNRRPDLLGDD
- the rplS gene encoding 50S ribosomal protein L19 is translated as MADLMKFVQDEFVEKKDFPAFAAGDTITVYYEIREGEKTRTQFFKGVVIQRRGSGATETFTIRKMSGSIGVERIFPVHLPALQKIELHKVGAVRRARIFYFRELTGKRARIKDKRRF
- a CDS encoding TlpA family protein disulfide reductase encodes the protein MKKGLLIFSVLLMIALIAVMSFGIQIGNVRIGNQNDTLGITQKSEINQSEFSKKYLESDKIICVNLWATWCEPCLVEIPMLNQIKSDFNGQNIEFLSLSVDKDSVKLNKFLKNDRFYFKDITNENLEFRTAIINYLQNKPADNSLNSLSIPMTYLIKNKKVIKVFDGSLENKEELVNAINSVL